The Bos indicus isolate NIAB-ARS_2022 breed Sahiwal x Tharparkar chromosome X, NIAB-ARS_B.indTharparkar_mat_pri_1.0, whole genome shotgun sequence genome has a window encoding:
- the LOC139181508 gene encoding histone H2B type 1-A-like — protein MGNGGSVVSQPSSDSYEEDVITKETGTSETEPSETEMAKAETSKPEPYDAEPKKAKQKTAKGRCRRRRHCHNDNFSSFATYFPRVLRQMHTGLSLSHDSMNILDLFVKDMFERIAKEARRLACYKCCTITHEDIEIAVRLLLPGELRKYAITAATKSLIRYHTCR, from the coding sequence ATGGGGAATGGTGGCTCTGTCGTGTCCCAACCATCCTCTGACAGCTATGAGGAAGACGTGATCACCAAAGAAACTGGCACCTCCGAAACTGAGCCCTCTGAAACGGAGATGGCGAAAGCAGAGACCTCCAAACCAGAGCCATATGATGCAGAACcaaaaaaggcaaagcagaagACAGCTAAGGGCCGCTGTCGCCGTCGCCGGCACTGCCATAACGACAATTTCTCAAGTTTTGCTACCTACTTCCCTAGGGTGCTGAGGCAAATGCATACAGGCCTGAGTCTTTCCCACGACTCCATGAACATCCTGGATTTGTTTGTGAAAGATATGTTTGAGCGGATTGCCAAAGAGGCCAGGCGCCTGGCCTGCTACAAGTGCTGCACCATCACGCACGAAGACATCGAGATAGCTGTGCGTCTTCTGTTGCCTGGGGAGCTCCGCAAGTATGCCATAACTGCGGCCACCAAGTCGCTCATCAGATACCACACCTGCAGATGA